One window of the Archaeoglobus sulfaticallidus PM70-1 genome contains the following:
- a CDS encoding nucleotidyltransferase family protein, with product MIRDISVDGIKRILKKHEKELKEKFGVKEIGVFGSYVRGEQKKDSDIDILVEFYPQTEMDLIKFVELEEYLSELLGIKVDLVMKSALKPRIGKRILKEVVYI from the coding sequence ATGATAAGGGATATATCAGTTGATGGAATAAAAAGAATCCTCAAAAAACATGAAAAGGAGCTAAAAGAGAAATTCGGAGTTAAAGAGATTGGCGTGTTCGGCTCCTATGTAAGAGGAGAGCAGAAAAAAGATAGCGATATTGACATCCTCGTTGAATTTTATCCACAAACAGAGATGGATTTAATAAAATTTGTTGAGCTTGAAGAATATCTATCTGAGTTATTGGGAATAAAAGTTGATCTGGTAATGAAGTCTGCCCTTAAACCACGGATAGGGAAGCGGATATTGAAAGAGGTTGTTTATATTTGA
- a CDS encoding HepT-like ribonuclease domain-containing protein: MKREAGDFVENIVNAMNKALKFVEGMSYEEFAKDDKTIFAVIRAIEIIGEAVKKHT, translated from the coding sequence TTGAAAAGAGAAGCCGGTGACTTTGTTGAAAATATCGTTAATGCTATGAATAAAGCGTTAAAGTTTGTTGAAGGTATGTCTTATGAGGAATTCGCCAAAGATGACAAAACTATTTTTGCCGTTATCAGGGCTATTGAAATAATTGGAGAAGCTGTAAAAAAACATACCTGA
- a CDS encoding HepT-like ribonuclease domain-containing protein, translating into MAGMRDKVIHGYFGVDIKVVWDTVIKRIPEVKPLFERMLEELEEK; encoded by the coding sequence ATGGCTGGAATGAGAGACAAAGTTATCCATGGCTATTTTGGAGTAGATATAAAAGTTGTGTGGGACACTGTTATAAAGAGAATTCCGGAAGTCAAACCACTGTTTGAGAGGATGTTAGAGGAGCTGGAGGAGAAATAA
- a CDS encoding biotin transporter BioY, whose translation MVDSSRTLKMVLATSMAVFTGITAQLSFKIGVIPYTMQNLGVVLSGLLLGPYWGFISQIIYLILIAIGLQLGAGFKGGIAVFFGPTAGYLLTFPIASALSGYFRRIFWDDSKRGYFLTWLGSVIAFIPVYLAGFAVFYRFATINPAYMKFAVNASSILGSFDPLIAVFIATTVIYMPQDFIIDHVLAIAGYKYIRELIRQKNIRGLA comes from the coding sequence ATGGTTGACAGTAGTAGAACCCTGAAGATGGTACTGGCAACATCGATGGCCGTTTTTACAGGAATAACTGCCCAGCTAAGCTTCAAGATTGGTGTAATACCATATACGATGCAGAACCTCGGTGTTGTGCTCTCAGGACTCCTGCTCGGGCCATACTGGGGATTCATTTCCCAGATAATATACCTGATCCTGATAGCGATTGGTTTGCAGCTCGGAGCTGGATTTAAAGGTGGAATAGCAGTCTTCTTCGGCCCAACTGCAGGATATCTGCTGACCTTCCCGATAGCATCAGCACTGAGCGGATACTTCAGAAGAATTTTCTGGGATGATAGTAAGAGAGGTTACTTTCTGACCTGGCTTGGTAGCGTAATCGCTTTCATACCAGTATATCTTGCAGGATTTGCAGTTTTCTACAGATTCGCAACAATAAATCCAGCATACATGAAGTTTGCGGTAAATGCAAGCTCCATTTTGGGAAGTTTTGATCCTTTAATCGCTGTCTTCATTGCAACAACCGTCATATACATGCCACAGGACTTCATTATAGATCATGTGCTGGCGATAGCAGGCTACAAATACATCAGGGAACTGATAAGGCAGAAGAACATTAGAGGCCTGGCATGA
- a CDS encoding ATP-binding cassette domain-containing protein yields MRDGILLRNLSFGYGNSRKIIENLYFTADYGEKIFVRGCVGSGKTTLFKIISGLIPVFYNCRISGDVMVFGENSPANFRKHVYLVPQNPEEQIIFEDVEDEIFSVSHDLNLVKRFNADHLISKKTSELSDGEKQLVTLITAFASKRECIILDEPFSHLHPKRVEKLIDYVLSYRGTIIFSDKRYDFLKRFSRVVRVGGVDCDYGCEPQMEIWNTEIGEKVLEVRDLSFAYGSKTILNSINLDLRRGEAISIVGDNGSGKTTLLKAISGILKADGVIVRKGRISLSLQYPNYSFTERTVAEELSFSKDILKTIMGSGILTEELLPKHPHSLSAGESKLVSVLKALKGDIVLLDEPTVAQNYEFGMRIIGLIKKLGKSAIIATHDFRLAEMADVVYELKGGELKLKP; encoded by the coding sequence ATGAGGGATGGAATACTCCTGAGAAACCTGTCCTTTGGATACGGCAATAGCAGAAAGATAATCGAGAACCTTTATTTCACAGCCGATTACGGTGAGAAAATATTCGTGAGAGGCTGCGTTGGCTCAGGGAAAACGACGCTGTTCAAGATAATATCCGGACTGATTCCAGTATTCTATAACTGCAGAATATCAGGAGATGTTATGGTTTTTGGTGAAAACAGTCCAGCAAACTTCAGAAAGCATGTATATCTCGTCCCGCAGAATCCTGAGGAGCAGATAATCTTTGAAGATGTTGAGGATGAAATTTTCTCCGTCTCACATGATCTGAACCTCGTTAAGAGGTTTAACGCAGATCATCTGATCAGCAAAAAAACATCGGAGCTTTCTGATGGTGAAAAGCAGCTGGTGACTCTCATTACAGCCTTTGCCTCCAAAAGAGAATGCATAATTCTGGATGAGCCTTTCTCCCACCTGCACCCAAAGAGGGTTGAAAAGCTGATAGATTATGTTCTGAGCTACCGGGGAACCATAATCTTTTCCGACAAGAGATACGACTTCTTGAAAAGGTTCTCAAGAGTTGTTCGGGTTGGTGGGGTTGACTGCGACTATGGCTGTGAACCTCAAATGGAGATCTGGAATACAGAGATTGGTGAGAAGGTTCTTGAAGTTAGGGATCTATCGTTTGCATATGGAAGCAAAACCATACTGAACTCCATCAACCTCGATTTACGCAGGGGAGAGGCTATTTCGATAGTTGGAGATAATGGAAGTGGGAAAACCACACTTCTAAAGGCCATAAGTGGAATTCTGAAGGCTGATGGAGTTATTGTCAGAAAGGGAAGAATTTCGCTATCCCTTCAGTATCCAAACTACAGCTTCACAGAGAGAACTGTTGCAGAGGAATTGAGCTTCAGTAAAGACATTCTAAAAACTATTATGGGATCTGGAATATTAACGGAAGAATTGCTACCCAAGCATCCACATTCGCTGAGTGCTGGAGAATCGAAACTTGTTTCTGTGCTTAAGGCTTTAAAGGGAGATATAGTGCTGCTGGATGAACCTACAGTCGCTCAGAACTACGAATTCGGAATGAGGATTATAGGACTCATAAAAAAACTCGGTAAGAGTGCCATAATAGCAACCCACGACTTCAGGCTCGCTGAGATGGCTGATGTCGTTTATGAGCTTAAAGGTGGAGAACTAAAGCTGAAACCATGA
- a CDS encoding S16 family serine protease has protein sequence MRFKILLISVMLLLLIPLAEGEFVNAKEVTIKAVAVKSTQPPEGAVINISVIVTSGKGRVFVSTIPYTQIDMQGSAQLAALTACDLLGLDFTKYDFFFTIKADSPIVGGPSAGGVMTVAVISALKDLKIENDVYMTGMIYPDGFIGPVGGIPYKMKAAADMGAKIFLIPKGQRIVKVQETVEERKGPLIVVRTQTKDLDLYEYGKELGVKVVEVETVQEALAYFTGYTISKPKGKVNLFKYSELLKKLADRMEKDTRNLYQTVESYGVRNSPDELNRAKQLMEMAEESYGNGDYYTATSKYFQAKIELRKIYYEMVIRDESDLEREINDIGKEINATKSYLLSQEDIGIESLQIFGAAQERVTLAENYLYLARTSENRMIYYLALSKERVESAKVWLSLLETIKEDIPLNLDDVKRRAELYLSQAQSIAVYANQIGGYQSLIDGAEDDMDSARKQLEEGFYAGAAVSAMNGMVKASLSIELIGADKSSIDSKINSARKASEQAISEAEEYLTPVLSVAYYEFAKTMKNDTLENKILKLSYFKLSERLAKWMLSLSRYYPESNVVKVEYNLEELNNYSEPAASPTVPKLPTSNDVEKIIEGIEAIPSFTAVMFVVAVVISATYMTYKRK, from the coding sequence ATGCGGTTCAAAATTTTGTTAATCTCAGTAATGCTTCTACTTCTCATCCCGTTAGCCGAGGGAGAGTTTGTAAATGCCAAAGAGGTTACGATCAAGGCTGTTGCTGTCAAAAGCACTCAACCACCAGAGGGAGCTGTTATAAACATCTCAGTCATCGTCACCTCCGGAAAGGGACGGGTTTTCGTCTCAACCATCCCCTACACACAGATAGACATGCAGGGCAGTGCTCAACTGGCAGCCCTAACAGCATGTGATCTGCTCGGCCTGGATTTCACAAAATACGATTTCTTCTTCACAATCAAGGCTGATTCTCCAATTGTTGGTGGCCCATCTGCTGGTGGGGTGATGACCGTTGCTGTAATATCAGCTCTCAAAGATCTGAAGATCGAAAACGATGTTTATATGACCGGTATGATATATCCCGATGGCTTCATAGGCCCTGTTGGTGGTATCCCATACAAAATGAAGGCTGCTGCAGATATGGGGGCAAAGATATTTCTCATACCAAAGGGACAGCGAATAGTGAAAGTCCAGGAGACTGTTGAAGAGAGAAAGGGTCCTTTAATAGTCGTGAGAACTCAGACAAAAGACCTCGATCTGTACGAGTACGGAAAGGAGCTTGGGGTAAAGGTTGTTGAGGTTGAAACCGTTCAGGAGGCTTTGGCTTACTTCACTGGCTACACGATATCGAAGCCGAAAGGGAAAGTTAACCTCTTCAAGTACTCCGAACTCCTGAAAAAGCTTGCAGACAGGATGGAGAAGGACACGAGGAACCTGTATCAGACTGTAGAAAGCTATGGAGTAAGAAACAGTCCTGATGAGCTTAACAGAGCCAAGCAACTGATGGAGATGGCTGAAGAGAGTTACGGGAATGGAGATTACTACACGGCAACAAGCAAGTACTTTCAGGCAAAAATTGAACTCAGAAAGATATACTATGAAATGGTGATAAGAGATGAGAGTGATCTTGAGAGAGAGATCAATGACATCGGGAAGGAAATAAACGCAACCAAGAGCTACCTGCTGTCTCAGGAAGACATTGGCATCGAATCCCTCCAGATTTTCGGTGCTGCACAGGAGAGAGTTACCCTAGCTGAAAACTACCTCTACCTCGCCAGAACTTCAGAGAACAGAATGATATACTACCTGGCGTTATCCAAGGAAAGAGTTGAGAGTGCAAAAGTATGGCTTTCACTGCTTGAGACTATAAAAGAAGATATACCGCTCAATCTGGACGATGTCAAAAGGAGGGCTGAGCTGTATCTGAGCCAGGCACAATCCATAGCGGTTTATGCAAACCAGATTGGTGGTTATCAGAGCCTTATCGATGGGGCTGAAGATGACATGGACAGTGCAAGGAAGCAACTTGAGGAGGGATTCTATGCTGGAGCGGCAGTTTCTGCCATGAATGGAATGGTCAAGGCGAGTTTGTCCATAGAGCTCATTGGAGCGGACAAGAGTTCGATAGATTCGAAGATAAACTCCGCCAGAAAAGCCTCAGAACAGGCAATAAGCGAAGCTGAGGAATACCTAACTCCCGTGCTGTCTGTTGCATACTACGAGTTCGCCAAAACCATGAAAAACGACACATTGGAGAACAAAATCCTGAAGCTGTCGTACTTCAAGCTCTCAGAGAGATTGGCGAAGTGGATGCTCTCACTCTCCAGATACTATCCTGAGTCGAATGTTGTGAAAGTCGAGTACAACCTCGAAGAGCTGAACAACTACAGCGAACCTGCAGCAAGTCCAACAGTTCCAAAACTGCCAACCTCAAACGATGTTGAGAAGATTATCGAGGGAATCGAAGCCATACCATCGTTCACAGCAGTAATGTTCGTTGTGGCAGTAGTGATCTCAGCCACATATATGACCTATAAGAGAAAATAG
- a CDS encoding TIGR00297 family protein — translation MYAYFMGDRLRIGIYNLNRESSYLNSYLLALILILASFKLKYIAGAAMFILVAYELRKKTLFNIMLFSTFSFAYFVFYFKVLGFNLNYEFLFFLSLIGGLTASLVESVDVESDKRTTTMLAVYTVFLIFNIYGFSASFEHLIFAFAISLILSIFAMKSGIADESGLMSATLIGTLMIVFTDIRFFGILLSFYIIGSFATKYRYSLKQKLGVGEPAGGARGYANVFANSLPALFFAMNYGVFGGELFLVSFVASIAAALGDTMASEIGKTSDRVYLITNFKRVNAGVSGGISVKGELSAFLGSFIVAMLAIALSILTVKQAMVALISGLLGVHVDSVLGATLEKKGYLTNSGVNFLATLSTVVFCYFLL, via the coding sequence ATGTACGCATATTTCATGGGCGACAGGCTGAGAATTGGAATCTACAACCTTAACAGAGAGAGTTCATATCTGAACTCGTATCTGCTCGCACTCATCTTAATCCTGGCATCTTTCAAGCTGAAGTACATCGCTGGAGCAGCTATGTTCATCCTGGTAGCTTATGAACTTAGGAAAAAAACCCTTTTTAACATAATGCTGTTCTCAACATTCAGTTTTGCATATTTCGTATTCTACTTTAAGGTACTCGGCTTTAACCTTAACTACGAATTCCTCTTCTTTTTGTCTCTGATTGGTGGCTTAACTGCATCGCTTGTGGAGAGTGTGGATGTTGAGAGCGATAAGAGAACGACAACTATGCTCGCCGTATATACGGTATTCCTGATCTTCAATATATACGGCTTCTCAGCATCATTCGAGCATTTGATCTTTGCATTTGCGATCTCCCTGATTCTGAGCATATTTGCCATGAAATCCGGAATAGCTGATGAGAGCGGGCTGATGAGTGCCACGCTGATAGGAACGCTGATGATCGTGTTCACAGATATAAGGTTCTTCGGGATACTGCTGTCTTTCTACATTATCGGCTCTTTCGCCACAAAGTATCGCTATTCTCTGAAGCAAAAGCTTGGCGTTGGAGAACCAGCAGGAGGAGCGAGAGGGTATGCGAATGTTTTTGCGAATAGCCTTCCCGCTTTGTTTTTTGCCATGAACTATGGTGTTTTTGGGGGAGAACTGTTTCTGGTATCGTTTGTGGCCTCAATAGCAGCAGCTCTTGGAGACACGATGGCAAGTGAGATCGGAAAGACATCTGATAGAGTTTACTTGATAACGAACTTCAAAAGGGTTAATGCTGGAGTGAGTGGCGGGATCTCAGTAAAAGGGGAGCTTTCAGCATTTCTGGGATCATTTATAGTTGCCATGCTCGCAATAGCCCTGTCGATTTTAACCGTAAAGCAGGCCATGGTTGCCTTAATTTCTGGACTCTTAGGCGTTCATGTGGATAGCGTTCTTGGAGCCACGCTTGAAAAAAAGGGATATTTAACAAATTCCGGTGTTAACTTCCTGGCTACCCTGAGCACGGTTGTTTTCTGCTATTTTCTCTTATAG
- a CDS encoding undecaprenyl diphosphate synthase family protein, whose amino-acid sequence MIDFVRKLYEKKLENNIRKENIPKHIMIIADHNEFFEFSKTFNRFKNYSKKFGVKLVTICLNAEDPESIRDRILSVFSDECVRIITPENEFVRNHGGCGFWINFIIGYEGKSEIVDAVKKIAAEVKEGKLRIGEITEKDIEKHLKIKNPPDLIIRAGEKIPEFLLWQSIYSELYFLDADWRNFRYIDFLRCIREYQRRERRFGK is encoded by the coding sequence ATGATTGATTTCGTAAGAAAACTGTACGAAAAAAAGCTTGAAAATAATATAAGAAAAGAGAATATACCAAAACATATTATGATTATTGCAGACCATAATGAGTTTTTCGAGTTTAGCAAGACATTCAACAGGTTCAAAAATTATTCAAAAAAATTTGGCGTTAAGCTGGTTACAATATGTTTGAACGCAGAAGACCCTGAAAGCATCAGGGACAGAATTCTGTCAGTGTTTTCTGATGAATGTGTGAGAATAATCACACCGGAAAACGAGTTCGTGAGAAATCATGGTGGGTGTGGGTTCTGGATCAACTTCATAATAGGATATGAGGGAAAGAGCGAGATTGTGGATGCTGTAAAAAAGATTGCTGCTGAAGTTAAGGAAGGTAAGCTGAGGATAGGTGAGATAACCGAGAAGGACATAGAAAAGCACCTCAAGATCAAAAATCCGCCCGACCTGATAATAAGAGCCGGAGAGAAAATTCCGGAGTTTCTGTTGTGGCAGAGCATATACAGCGAACTGTACTTTCTGGACGCTGACTGGAGGAATTTCAGATACATCGACTTCCTGAGGTGTATCAGAGAGTATCAGAGGAGAGAGAGAAGGTTCGGAAAATAG
- a CDS encoding NTPase: MKIAITGRPGSGKTTLCKRIFDSIKDEFDCGGFITKERREKGIRVGFLFHDLVTGEEFWLASVKSDSRIRVGKYGVILDNIEKISDRIKEYAKKEVLIIDEIGPMELKSRKFVEEVERVLHRDGTNIFTIHYRSNHSLIQKVRKSYQVFVIDEHNRDMVFEEIVSEFR, from the coding sequence GTGAAAATCGCGATTACAGGAAGGCCCGGTTCTGGCAAAACAACTCTTTGCAAGAGAATATTCGATAGCATCAAGGATGAATTCGATTGTGGGGGATTCATAACAAAGGAGAGAAGGGAAAAGGGCATTAGAGTTGGATTTCTGTTCCACGATCTGGTTACCGGAGAGGAATTCTGGCTTGCAAGTGTTAAATCGGACAGCAGGATCAGGGTTGGGAAGTATGGTGTTATACTGGATAATATCGAAAAAATATCTGATAGGATAAAGGAGTACGCGAAGAAAGAAGTCCTAATAATCGATGAAATAGGTCCCATGGAACTGAAGAGCAGAAAGTTTGTTGAAGAGGTTGAAAGAGTTTTGCACAGAGATGGAACGAACATATTCACTATACACTACAGATCAAACCATTCCCTAATCCAGAAGGTGAGAAAAAGCTATCAGGTTTTTGTGATCGATGAGCATAACAGGGATATGGTTTTTGAGGAGATCGTGAGTGAGTTCAGATAA
- a CDS encoding tRNA (guanine(10)-N(2))-dimethyltransferase, which produces MSSDNMISEGKAKATVNGVFYNPRMKFCRDFDIAVFRAIHEKERMVRYLDALSASGIRGIRACLEAGYDVSFNDIDERAVETIKRNLELNGIEAEVYNKDANILMREKRFFHIDIDPFGSPAEFIDSACIYPKYLSVTATDTSALCGSSTASGLRKYGVFAVKTEYYPEVGLRALIGRIFNESAKYDKAVRVLVAFAKEHFYRVHIEFRRSPNAVKRTFSKYGYLFHCPKCLRRYHVRIGEGMDKCECGEKMIMIGPLWLGELHDQNFVEKLESDEKEVSRYINLIRGEIQTPFFYDLHHITKKLNTSPPKLDSVIEALRELGYSASRTRFSGTSFKTDADISEIGRVIMDLKSQPS; this is translated from the coding sequence GTGAGTTCAGATAACATGATATCCGAGGGCAAAGCTAAGGCAACAGTCAATGGGGTTTTCTATAACCCGAGAATGAAGTTCTGCAGGGACTTCGATATTGCAGTATTCAGGGCTATCCATGAAAAGGAAAGAATGGTCAGATACTTAGATGCTCTCTCTGCCAGCGGAATAAGGGGGATCAGAGCCTGTCTTGAGGCTGGCTATGATGTGAGCTTCAACGACATAGATGAAAGGGCTGTGGAAACCATAAAGAGAAACCTCGAGCTTAATGGAATAGAGGCCGAGGTTTACAACAAGGATGCGAACATACTCATGCGGGAAAAGAGGTTCTTCCACATCGACATCGACCCCTTCGGCTCTCCAGCGGAGTTCATAGATTCAGCCTGCATTTATCCAAAATACCTCAGCGTTACAGCAACCGACACCTCAGCTCTCTGCGGCTCCTCAACCGCATCCGGCCTGAGAAAGTATGGGGTCTTTGCTGTAAAAACCGAGTACTATCCAGAAGTTGGGCTGAGGGCGTTGATTGGAAGGATATTCAACGAATCGGCGAAATATGATAAGGCTGTCAGGGTGCTGGTCGCATTCGCAAAAGAGCACTTCTACAGAGTCCATATTGAGTTCAGGAGGTCTCCAAATGCAGTCAAGAGAACTTTCAGCAAATATGGCTACCTCTTCCACTGTCCGAAGTGCTTGAGAAGGTACCATGTCAGAATCGGGGAGGGCATGGACAAATGCGAATGCGGAGAGAAGATGATAATGATTGGACCCCTCTGGCTGGGAGAGCTACACGACCAGAATTTTGTGGAGAAGCTTGAAAGCGATGAGAAGGAGGTCTCGAGGTACATTAACCTCATTAGAGGTGAGATCCAAACTCCGTTCTTCTACGACCTGCATCACATAACAAAAAAACTTAACACATCTCCACCAAAGCTTGATAGTGTAATCGAGGCTTTAAGAGAACTTGGATACTCTGCATCGAGAACGAGGTTTTCCGGAACATCCTTCAAAACAGATGCAGATATAAGCGAGATAGGAAGAGTTATAATGGACTTAAAGTCCCAGCCAAGTTAA
- a CDS encoding helix-turn-helix domain-containing protein, producing the protein MHERKTLEELREELKNDKILTAILGMNATEVEIYFGLIGKEMSIDEISERFGIEKSSAYKCVGKLYRKGLLKRKKMNFSNGYNYLYISENPQKLMSLAKSRIAQWCEAIDSFSNES; encoded by the coding sequence ATGCATGAAAGAAAAACGCTTGAGGAATTGAGGGAGGAGTTGAAGAACGATAAGATTCTTACAGCAATTCTGGGAATGAACGCAACAGAGGTGGAAATATATTTCGGGTTGATTGGGAAGGAAATGAGCATCGATGAAATCTCGGAGAGGTTTGGAATTGAGAAAAGCTCAGCCTACAAGTGTGTTGGGAAATTGTACAGAAAAGGCCTCTTGAAAAGAAAGAAGATGAACTTTTCAAATGGGTATAACTACCTCTACATATCTGAAAACCCACAGAAATTGATGAGTTTGGCAAAAAGCAGAATCGCTCAGTGGTGTGAGGCGATAGATAGCTTCTCAAACGAGAGCTAA
- a CDS encoding nicotinate phosphoribosyltransferase, with amino-acid sequence MGFLIVSEDDIKKGVTTDKYFIWTEKVLREKGINPKVVAEVTTSRWGIFAGLNDVIELLKGLPIDVYSMPEGCLFFPHQPVMFIEGRYLDFARFETPLLGLICHASGVATQAFVAKLSAGDRKVLSFGTRRQHPALSACIERSAYIGGVDGVSNFSAEKYLGINSIGTMPHALIISVGDQVKAWRFFDEVVSEDVPRTYLIDTYFDEKTEAVMVVENLERVDAVRLDTPSTRRGNMRKIIEEVRWELDIRNRKDVKIVLSGGLSVRDIVELRDLVDAFGVGTMIAGAKPIDFAMDIVERDGRFSAKRGKRGGKKQVYRDWEKLEDEVVLFDEKVEGKEPLLRKIISNGKVVEDTDMDEARKLALRQMEIIKKLGKINDFIE; translated from the coding sequence ATGGGCTTTCTCATCGTTAGTGAAGATGATATTAAAAAGGGAGTAACAACTGACAAGTACTTCATATGGACTGAGAAGGTTCTGAGGGAGAAGGGGATAAATCCGAAGGTTGTTGCCGAGGTTACAACATCGAGATGGGGAATTTTTGCTGGATTGAATGATGTTATTGAGTTGCTGAAGGGTTTACCGATCGATGTTTATTCCATGCCTGAGGGCTGTCTTTTCTTCCCACACCAGCCAGTCATGTTCATCGAGGGCAGATACCTCGACTTTGCGAGGTTCGAAACCCCATTGCTCGGGCTCATATGTCATGCGAGCGGTGTGGCAACCCAGGCTTTTGTGGCTAAGCTCTCTGCAGGAGACAGGAAGGTTCTGTCATTCGGGACGAGGAGACAGCATCCAGCCCTCTCAGCATGCATAGAGAGATCAGCCTACATTGGTGGAGTAGATGGCGTGAGCAACTTCTCAGCCGAAAAGTATCTCGGAATCAACAGCATAGGCACGATGCCCCATGCCCTGATAATCTCTGTTGGAGATCAGGTTAAAGCTTGGAGATTTTTCGACGAGGTTGTGTCAGAGGATGTACCGAGAACATATCTGATAGACACATACTTCGACGAAAAAACCGAAGCTGTGATGGTCGTGGAGAACCTCGAGCGTGTTGATGCAGTCAGGCTGGACACACCAAGCACGAGAAGGGGCAACATGAGGAAGATCATAGAGGAAGTAAGATGGGAGCTTGATATAAGAAACAGGAAGGATGTTAAGATCGTCCTCAGCGGTGGGCTATCCGTTAGAGATATAGTTGAGCTCAGGGATCTGGTGGATGCCTTTGGTGTTGGAACCATGATTGCTGGAGCGAAGCCGATAGACTTTGCAATGGATATCGTGGAGAGAGATGGAAGATTCTCGGCCAAGAGAGGAAAGAGGGGTGGAAAGAAGCAGGTTTACAGGGACTGGGAGAAGCTTGAAGATGAGGTCGTGCTTTTTGATGAGAAGGTCGAAGGCAAAGAACCTCTGCTGAGGAAGATAATCAGCAATGGAAAGGTTGTTGAAGATACTGATATGGATGAGGCAAGAAAGCTTGCACTCAGGCAGATGGAGATAATAAAAAAGCTTGGGAAAATAAACGATTTCATCGAATGA
- a CDS encoding MazG nucleotide pyrophosphohydrolase domain-containing protein, protein MKIREFQEMIRRIYFERDKTRGREKTMLWVVEEVGELAEAVRKDDVENIGEEIADITAWIFSLANLYGIDVEKEIVKKYPGYCRRCGKEVCECQSF, encoded by the coding sequence ATGAAGATAAGAGAGTTTCAGGAAATGATCAGAAGGATCTATTTCGAGAGAGATAAGACGAGGGGCAGAGAGAAGACTATGCTGTGGGTTGTTGAGGAGGTTGGCGAGCTTGCGGAGGCTGTGAGGAAGGATGATGTTGAAAACATCGGTGAGGAGATAGCGGATATAACGGCATGGATTTTCTCGCTTGCAAACCTCTATGGTATAGATGTTGAAAAGGAAATAGTTAAGAAGTATCCCGGTTACTGCAGGAGATGTGGTAAGGAAGTTTGCGAGTGTCAGAGTTTCTGA
- the hisF gene encoding imidazole glycerol phosphate synthase subunit HisF, which translates to MLAKRIIPCLDVTLDEKGATVVKGIEFVNLREAGDPVELAKRYNDEGADELVFLDITASPHGRKTMVDVIERTSDEVFIPLTVGGGIKSVEDIHSLLSAGADKVSINTSAVLNPDIVRESSDIFGSQCIVIAIDCRRNFDLDKGENFVELEDGSKAWYEVVIYGGRKPTGIDAVSWAKQVEELGAGEILLTSMNRDGTKDGFDIPITRKISEEVNIPVIASGGAGKVEHFYEGFADGKADACLAASIFHYREIPIMTIKEYLRDKGIPVRI; encoded by the coding sequence ATGCTTGCCAAGAGAATAATTCCCTGCCTCGATGTGACACTCGATGAAAAGGGTGCTACTGTAGTTAAAGGCATAGAGTTCGTCAACCTCAGGGAGGCTGGAGACCCTGTAGAGCTTGCGAAGAGGTACAACGATGAGGGAGCGGATGAGCTTGTCTTTCTTGACATTACGGCCTCCCCTCATGGCAGAAAAACGATGGTCGATGTGATCGAAAGAACTTCTGATGAGGTTTTTATTCCGCTAACGGTTGGCGGTGGAATCAAAAGTGTTGAGGACATCCACTCACTGCTGTCTGCTGGAGCGGACAAGGTATCGATCAACACCTCTGCAGTTCTGAACCCAGATATAGTCCGTGAATCCTCGGACATTTTCGGCTCGCAGTGCATAGTCATAGCCATAGACTGCAGGAGGAATTTCGACCTCGATAAAGGGGAAAATTTTGTTGAGCTTGAAGATGGGAGTAAAGCCTGGTATGAGGTTGTAATCTATGGGGGAAGAAAACCCACTGGCATAGATGCAGTTTCGTGGGCTAAGCAAGTTGAAGAGCTTGGCGCAGGAGAGATACTTCTAACAAGCATGAACAGAGATGGAACCAAGGATGGATTTGACATACCTATAACCAGGAAGATTTCTGAAGAGGTAAACATCCCCGTGATAGCATCTGGAGGTGCTGGAAAGGTGGAACACTTCTACGAGGGGTTTGCCGATGGAAAGGCCGATGCCTGCTTGGCCGCGAGCATATTCCATTACAGAGAGATACCGATCATGACAATCAAGGAGTATTTAAGGGATAAAGGAATACCGGTCAGAATTTAG